One genomic window of Salvia miltiorrhiza cultivar Shanhuang (shh) chromosome 4, IMPLAD_Smil_shh, whole genome shotgun sequence includes the following:
- the LOC131023108 gene encoding DNA repair RAD52-like protein 1, mitochondrial, protein MAAVVAKNRKEAVRVSGSRGAAIRAENHKEPEIAKRRPSPDLESEGGTVEGADLIAANRGGMRPIHSLAHTEWSSEVRSITYSRDATSVPIAYRVTLYGSDAEIFREATGNASVSDTSYGGPVQKAEAMAFHGAYARLGLGLHLYHQDLE, encoded by the exons ATGGCTGCCGTGGTCGCCAAAAATCGCAAAGAGGCGGTGAGGGTTTCGGGATCTAGGGGCGCGGCGATTCGCGCCGAAAATCACAAAGAGCCGGAAATTGCAAAGAGGCGCCCTTCGCCGGACCTCGAATCAGAAGGTGGAACTGTGGAAGGGGCAGATCTCATCGCTGCGAATCGCGGTGGAATGCGGCCG ATACATTCCCTGGCACATACTGAATGGTCTAGTGAGGTCCGTAGCATCACTTATTCTAGAGATGCCACTTCTGTACCCATTGCCTATCGTGTCACGCTTTACGGAAGTGATGCAGAGATCTTCAGAGAAGCAACGGGCAACGCTTCAGTTAGCGACACAAGCTATGGGGGTCCTGTGCAAAAGGCAGAAGCAATGGCATTTCATGGAGCTTATGCTCGCCTTGGCCTGGGACTTCATCTTTATCATCAAGACTTGGAATAA
- the LOC131023692 gene encoding uncharacterized protein LOC131023692, protein MTDEQWENFTWEEFKAELYEKYIPGCYRQKKQNEFWNLRQKTGTVTEYDRAFNQLSRYAPTLVDSDEKRAEKFRNGLRHEIAISLASQGGLTYAQTLSRALTIESLLPREKGKSPEQFGFVPSQDGSKGKRKWNEGTGGNIGNGKKPWTANQNQNQHQNPQPQAIVQTPCPKCQKLHPGECLKGMNVCYNCGEAGHYVSTCPKKGGGAPQQQNPGNQQRQNQGPRGNQNQPRYARAYALNQHRAAGDHGNLAGTINVFDMSIIALFNIGVSYSSISYVACKKLEFTL, encoded by the coding sequence ATGACTGACGAACAGTGGGAGAATTTCACATGGGAAGAATTCAAGGCTGAATTGTATGAGAAGTATATACCAGGATGTTACCGACAAAAGAAACAGAACGAGTTTTGGAATTTGAGACAGAAAACGGGAACTGTGACCGAGTATGATAGAGccttcaatcagctatcaagatatgctccgacgTTGGTGGACAGCGATGAGAAACGCGCAGAGAAGTTCAGAAACGGACTGCGTCACGAGATAGCGATTTCCCTAGCAAGTCAAGGCGGTCTCACCTACGCGCAGACATTGAGCAGAGCCCTCACTATTGAGTCATTGTTGccaagggagaaaggaaaaTCCCCCGAACAGTTTGGATTTGTACCATCTCAAGATGGTAGTaagggaaagagaaaatggaatgaagggaCTGGTGGAAACattggaaatgggaagaaaccatggaCGGCAAATCAAAATCAGAATCAACATCAGAACCCACAACCTCAAGCAATAGTTCAAACTCCTTGCCCAAAATGTCAAAAACTCCATCCAGGAGAATGTCTGAAAGGAATGAACGTCTGCTATAACTGCGGAGAGGCCGGGCATTATGTCTCGACATGCCCAAAGAAGGGAGGAGGAGCACCCCAACAACAAAATCCTGGAAACCAACAACGACAAAACCAAGGTCCTAGAGGAAATCAGAACCAACCACGATacgctagggcctatgcccttaaccaacACCGAGCAGCAGGAGATCacggaaacctggcaggtacgATTAATGTTTTCGACATGTCGATTATAGCTCTATTCAATATTGGAGTATCCTATTCTTCCATTTCATATGTTGCTTGTAAGAAATTAGAATTTACGCTATAA